Below is a window of Desulfobulbaceae bacterium DNA.
GAGCAGGTCCGTATTGCCGAAGAAGAGGGTGCGGATGCCGTAAGCCATGGCGCCACGGGCAAAGGCAATGATCAGGTGCGATTTGAGCTGGCCTACATCGGTCTCAACCCGAGACTACAGATCATCGCACCATGGCGCATCTGGGACTTAAACTCCCGCACTAAACTCATGGCCTACGCAGAACAACACGGTATTCCAGTCCCAGTTACCAAAAAAAATCCATACAGTTCCGATGAGAACCTGCTTCATATCAGCTTTGAAGGCGGAATTCTCGAGGATCCCTGGCAGGAACCGGAAGAGGCGATGTTCAAGCTTTCTGTGTCACCGGAAAATGCCCCGGACAAACCTACTTATATCGAAATGGAGTTCAGGCAGGGCAACCTGGTCGCAATCGATGGGGAGGTTCTCTCTCCGGCAGGGCTGTTAGCGCGCCTCAACAAGTTGGGCGGGGACAACGGCATCGGCAGACTCGATATGGTAGAAAACAGGTTCGTCGGCATGAAGTCTCGCGGTGTTTATGAAACTCCAGGAGGAACACTGCTGCGCGCAGCCCACCGCGATCTCGAAACCATAACCCTTGACCGCGAAGTCATGAAAATACGCGACAGCTTGATCCCCAAATACAGCGAACTGGTCTACAACGGCTTCTGGTTTTCACCTGAGATGTCGCTTATGCAAAAGACCATTGACGAAACGCAGAAAACCGTCAACGGATTTGTTCGACTGAAACTGTACAAGGGCAACTGTACTCCCGTTGGCAGAAAATCAGAAAACTCCCTCTATCAAGAAAGTTTTGCCACCTTTGAAGAGGACCAGGTATATAAACAGTCAGATGCGGGCGGTTTTATCAGGCTGAATGCCTTGCGACTTAAAATCCAGGCGTTAAACAAAAAGTAAACTGCTCTATTGACCCGACTACTGTCATTTGCCATTAGCAAAAAAGCCGATAGTCGACCTTGCAAAGGTATTTCATGGATACTCCACAAAAAAAACCCGTATCAACAAAACTCTGGGGCGGTCGGTTTTCTGAGAAAACAGCGGCCTCAGTTGAGGCCTTTACGGCCTCGATACATTTCGATTGCCGCCTCTACAAGCAAGATATTCTTGGAAGCCAGGCCCATGCTCGCATGCTGGCCAAACAAAAACTTATTACAGATGGGGAGTGCGCCGAGATCCAACAGGGCCTCTCTGAAATTTTAGCTGAAATTGAAAGTGGTGAGTTTATCTTTAAGCCGGAGCTTGAAGATGTTCACATGAATATCGAAAAAGCCCTTGTCGATAAGATTGGCGCAGCGGGAGAACGACTGCACACCGCCAGAAGCCGAAATGACCAGGTGGCACTTGATATCCGCTTATATCTCCGTGACGTGTCAAAACAAATTATCGAACTGCTGACCGACGTTCAAAAGGCCTTTGTAAAATTAGCGCAAAAATATCAGTCAACTATCATGCCCGGTTACACGCATCTGCAAAGGGCTCAGCCTGTGCTTGTCGCACACCACATGCTGGCCTATAGTACGATGTTCGGGCGCGACAAAGATCGTCTTAACGATGGCCTGAAACGGATAAACATCATGCCCCTTGGCTCTGCAGCTCTTGCAGGAACAGGGCTGCCTATTAACCGCGAATTTGTTGCCAAGGAGCTCGGTTTTGATTCTGTCTCGAAAAATAGCATGGACAGCGTAGCAGATCGTGATTTTGCCCTAGAGTTTGTCTCTACCTGCACCATAATCCAACTCCACTTGAGTAGACTTTCTGAGGAACTGGTTCTCTGGGCGACGGAGGAGTTTTCTTTCATCAAACTAGCCGATAGTTTCTGTACGGGCAGCAGCATTATGCCTCAGAAAAAGAACCCTGACATTCCGGAACTGATTCGCGGCAAATCCGGCCGAGTGACCGGTAACCTTATGGCCTTAATCACAATAGTGAAAGGTCTGCCCATGACCTACAACCGTGACCTTCAAGAGGATAAGGAGCCGGTTTTTGACACAGTTGATACCGTTTCGCAAAGCCTGGCCATAATGGCAGAACTTCTTGAAAATATGCAATTCAACGAAGAACGGCTCAAATCCGCAACAGTTGGTGGGTATATGACGGCCACTGATCTGGCCGATTATCTGGTCAAAAAAAATATTCCTTTCCGGAGGGCTCATTCAATTGTCGGTCAGACTGTGGCTTATGGCATTAAAATGGGAAAAGAACTTATAGAGATGAGCTTGGCCGAGCTTAAACAATTTGATAACTGCATAGAAAATGACGTTTTTGATGTACTTTCGGTCAAAGGCTCTGTTGATAGCCGGCTTT
It encodes the following:
- a CDS encoding argininosuccinate synthase — encoded protein: MSSINKIVLAYSGGLDTSVILKWLEQEYKCPIIAYAADVGQEEDWDAVKKKGLSTGAEKVIISDLREEFVRDYVFPAFRANAIYEGSYLLGTSLARPIIAKEQVRIAEEEGADAVSHGATGKGNDQVRFELAYIGLNPRLQIIAPWRIWDLNSRTKLMAYAEQHGIPVPVTKKNPYSSDENLLHISFEGGILEDPWQEPEEAMFKLSVSPENAPDKPTYIEMEFRQGNLVAIDGEVLSPAGLLARLNKLGGDNGIGRLDMVENRFVGMKSRGVYETPGGTLLRAAHRDLETITLDREVMKIRDSLIPKYSELVYNGFWFSPEMSLMQKTIDETQKTVNGFVRLKLYKGNCTPVGRKSENSLYQESFATFEEDQVYKQSDAGGFIRLNALRLKIQALNKK
- the argH gene encoding argininosuccinate lyase, which codes for MDTPQKKPVSTKLWGGRFSEKTAASVEAFTASIHFDCRLYKQDILGSQAHARMLAKQKLITDGECAEIQQGLSEILAEIESGEFIFKPELEDVHMNIEKALVDKIGAAGERLHTARSRNDQVALDIRLYLRDVSKQIIELLTDVQKAFVKLAQKYQSTIMPGYTHLQRAQPVLVAHHMLAYSTMFGRDKDRLNDGLKRINIMPLGSAALAGTGLPINREFVAKELGFDSVSKNSMDSVADRDFALEFVSTCTIIQLHLSRLSEELVLWATEEFSFIKLADSFCTGSSIMPQKKNPDIPELIRGKSGRVTGNLMALITIVKGLPMTYNRDLQEDKEPVFDTVDTVSQSLAIMAELLENMQFNEERLKSATVGGYMTATDLADYLVKKNIPFRRAHSIVGQTVAYGIKMGKELIEMSLAELKQFDNCIENDVFDVLSVKGSVDSRLSQGGTSSVRVAEAIEQAREELGI